One genomic region from Cellulomonas hominis encodes:
- a CDS encoding DNA cytosine methyltransferase produces the protein MTAPATSRSPLRYASLFTGIGGFEVGIHAETDWEPTVMVEFNKNCQRVLSRHFPNTPLMGDIRDVAAADLGRPDIAFAGIPCQDLSGAAPHRLGLAGARSGMFWEFARILDEHPEHERPRWVVIENPDGLLRSPGRGKDGVDRTGWDAATVFGVLEELGYGWAYRVVDGRHLGTPQRRRRVLVVAHRGGDPRPAWAVLGDEQRGGEAARPGVLGRNARGPRPALSPVGPDGALIWRKSARARTSLVKGGYETWVADGDGNTLTGYDGGGPLRQTHLIAQAGRLRTLSVTEWERLQGFPDGWTSDMPLTARWTALGNAVHTGTSAWLARRLAVVDAAVPLVGA, from the coding sequence GTGACAGCCCCCGCAACCTCCCGCAGCCCGCTGCGCTACGCCTCCCTGTTCACCGGGATCGGCGGCTTCGAGGTCGGTATCCACGCGGAGACCGACTGGGAACCAACGGTCATGGTGGAGTTCAACAAGAACTGCCAGCGCGTGCTGTCACGGCACTTCCCGAACACCCCGCTGATGGGAGACATCCGTGACGTCGCTGCCGCAGACCTGGGCCGCCCTGACATCGCCTTCGCAGGCATCCCCTGCCAGGACCTGTCCGGCGCCGCTCCACATCGCCTCGGCCTCGCCGGCGCCCGCTCGGGCATGTTCTGGGAGTTCGCCCGCATCCTCGACGAGCACCCCGAGCACGAGCGCCCACGATGGGTCGTCATCGAGAACCCCGACGGGCTTCTCCGCAGTCCCGGCAGAGGCAAGGACGGCGTCGACCGGACCGGGTGGGACGCAGCCACCGTCTTCGGTGTCCTGGAGGAGCTCGGGTATGGGTGGGCATACCGGGTGGTGGACGGGCGACACCTCGGCACGCCCCAGCGACGGCGTCGAGTCCTCGTGGTCGCCCATCGTGGAGGCGACCCCCGACCCGCATGGGCCGTTCTGGGTGACGAGCAGCGAGGCGGCGAAGCTGCACGCCCGGGTGTCCTCGGCCGGAACGCGCGCGGACCCCGCCCTGCTCTCAGTCCTGTCGGACCTGATGGCGCCCTGATCTGGCGCAAGTCCGCACGTGCCCGCACCTCCCTGGTCAAGGGCGGGTACGAGACCTGGGTCGCCGATGGCGACGGGAACACCCTGACCGGGTACGACGGCGGCGGCCCGCTGCGCCAGACCCACCTCATCGCCCAGGCCGGGCGGCTGCGGACCCTGAGCGTCACCGAGTGGGAACGGCTGCAGGGCTTCCCGGACGGCTGGACCTCTGACATGCCGCTGACGGCCCGATGGACGGCGCTGGGCAACGCCGTGCACACCGGCACCTCCGCCTGGCTGGCACGCCGTCTCGCCGTTGTCGACGCGGCCGTCCCCCTGGTCGGCGCCTAG
- a CDS encoding ribonuclease H family protein, translated as MSIPTMQSLTVGTDGACSGNPGPSGWAWAAANGTWAGGAMPRSTNQAAELAGLLQAITAFADVPALTIELDSAYALNTYASWMDAHKRRGWRTGDGKPTSNRDLIAALIDARDARRAAGLPPVKLVKVKGHARPGAHPLNEAADQRAVEARLRAARGLADVVTGTWTPPGRS; from the coding sequence GTGAGCATCCCCACGATGCAGTCCCTGACCGTCGGCACCGACGGCGCCTGCTCCGGCAACCCCGGTCCGTCCGGGTGGGCCTGGGCAGCCGCCAACGGCACCTGGGCAGGCGGCGCCATGCCGCGTTCCACCAACCAGGCCGCCGAGCTCGCCGGCCTGCTGCAGGCCATCACCGCGTTCGCCGACGTGCCCGCTCTCACCATCGAACTCGACTCGGCCTACGCGCTGAACACCTACGCCTCCTGGATGGACGCGCACAAGCGCCGCGGGTGGCGGACCGGTGACGGAAAGCCCACCTCGAACCGCGACCTCATCGCGGCCCTCATCGATGCCCGCGACGCGCGCCGGGCCGCCGGACTCCCGCCGGTCAAGCTCGTCAAGGTCAAGGGGCACGCCCGCCCCGGCGCCCACCCGCTGAACGAGGCCGCCGACCAGCGCGCCGTCGAGGCCCGCCTGCGCGCGGCCCGCGGGCTCGCCGATGTCGTCACCGGCACCTGGACCCCGCCCGGAAGGAGCTGA
- a CDS encoding ParB/RepB/Spo0J family partition protein, translating to MRMALIEVRDLVPAKNNARTDLEDLVEMSDSIRAVGIQQPFIVKPVPSRGRQRYEVIDGNRRLASLPGTGVTQVLCVVRERNNERTDVIIMLVTAMHKELKPLDQARAFQRLIGTGMSAAEVAKQTGFRPGTVSDRLALLRLPAEVQTMVGDGRMTATEAVRLSRGLAKQQRKEQGSGSGSTPAAVPLRAPAKPQWLGPQHRLAAVAGAQCDHRDTRTVIGRTACGQCWEKAIVDDALAAAAVAAA from the coding sequence ATGCGCATGGCCCTGATCGAGGTCCGCGACCTGGTGCCCGCGAAGAACAACGCGCGCACCGACCTCGAGGACCTCGTGGAGATGTCCGACTCGATCCGGGCCGTCGGCATCCAGCAGCCGTTCATCGTCAAGCCCGTCCCGAGCCGCGGCCGTCAGCGCTACGAGGTCATCGACGGCAACCGACGCCTGGCGTCCCTGCCCGGCACCGGGGTGACGCAGGTGCTGTGCGTGGTGCGCGAGCGCAACAACGAGCGCACCGACGTGATCATCATGCTGGTCACGGCCATGCACAAGGAGCTCAAGCCGCTCGACCAGGCCCGTGCGTTCCAGCGCCTGATCGGCACCGGCATGAGCGCGGCCGAGGTGGCCAAGCAGACCGGGTTCCGCCCCGGCACGGTCTCTGACCGTCTGGCGCTGCTGCGACTGCCCGCCGAGGTGCAGACGATGGTCGGCGACGGGCGCATGACCGCCACCGAGGCGGTGCGCCTGTCGCGGGGCCTGGCCAAGCAGCAGAGGAAGGAGCAGGGGAGCGGCTCGGGGAGCACGCCGGCGGCCGTCCCGCTGAGAGCGCCGGCGAAGCCTCAGTGGCTCGGGCCCCAGCACCGACTCGCCGCCGTGGCCGGCGCCCAGTGCGACCACCGCGACACCAGGACCGTGATCGGGCGAACGGCGTGCGGCCAGTGCTGGGAGAAGGCCATCGTCGACGACGCCCTCGCCGCGGCCGCCGTGGCGGCCGCGTAG